The following are from one region of the Aspergillus chevalieri M1 DNA, chromosome 1, nearly complete sequence genome:
- a CDS encoding uncharacterized protein (COG:E;~EggNog:ENOG410PKM9;~InterPro:IPR016187,IPR005532,IPR024775,IPR042095, IPR034660;~PFAM:PF03781,PF12867): MDSSSTSPSPYAFPLRPTDYAPKPVPSIQEWRQLWKAWELVTLKMIPNEALHEKPIPLRNELIFYLGHIPTFEDIHLSRATKEPPIEPVYYQTIFERGIDPDVDNPENCQDHSEVPDTWPSLDEILSFREKVCARIEALYQTDKPWSDRTIGRALWIGFEHEGLHLETFLWMSILSPNVQSPPGVERPDFEGMAREAAGQRVENQWFPVKARTFPIGINNAEDDSGDGYFAWDNERGPYDAVVHGFEAQARPVCIGEYAKYLVETSKMDNIPVSWTPMTMPLTNGHGSSGDAVENFIEGLTIKTVFGPVPLKLAVDWPVYISYNDAAAYADWAGARLPTLHEARSIHRQVEEGKATENNDLPRDQLPTSSREDIYIDMTGYNTGFNHFHPTPVTHKGNQLCGQSDLGGAYEWTSSNFTPQPGFKPMDIYPGYSADFMDEKHIVVVGGTWALHPRISGKRTFLNWWQKNYPYPWVTPRLVRDV, translated from the exons ATGGATTCGTCCTCGACGTCGCCCTCGCCCTACGCCTTCCCGCTGCGTCCAACAGATTATGCACCCAAGCCGGTGCCGAGTATACAGGAGTGGAGACAACTATGGAAAGCCTGGGAGCTGGTGACGCTGAAAATGATCCCAAACGAGGCGTTGCATGAGAAGCCGATTCCGCTACGGAATGAGTTGATTTTTTATCTGGGACATATTCCCACGTT CGAGGACATCCATCTCTCCCGCGCAACAAAAGAACCACCCATCGAGCCAGTCTACTACCAAACAATCTTCGAGCGCGGAATAGACCCTGACGTCGACAACCCGGAGAATTGCCAAGACCACAGCGAAGTCCCAGATACATGGCCATCGCTGGACGAAATCCTATCCTTCCGCGAGAAAGTCTGCGCGAGGATCGAGGCGCTTTATCAGACCGATAAGCCCTGGTCGGATAGGACTATTGGTCGCGCGCTATGGATTGGGTTCGAGCATGAGGGTCTGCATCTGGAAACGTTTTTGTGGATGAGTATCCTGAGTCCGAATGTGCAGTCGCCGCCGGGGGTGGAGAGGCCTGATTTCGAGGGGATGGCGCGGGAGGCTGCTGGCCAGCGCGTTGAGAATCAGTGGTTTCCTGTTAAGGCGAGGACTTTTCCCATCGGTATCAATAATGCGGAAGATGACTCTGGAGATGGTTATTTTGCATGGGATAATGAGCGTGGGCCATATGATGCTGTGGTTCATGGATTTGAGGCGCAGGCAAGGCCTGTGTGCATTGGGGAGTACGCCAAGTACCTTGTTGAAACGAGCAAGATGGATAACATTCCTGTATCATGGACCCCGATGACGATGCCGTTGACCAACGGCCATGGTTCATCGGGCGATGCAGTTGAGAACTTCATCGAAGGTCTCACAATCAAAACCGTCTTCGGCCCCGTCCCGCTGAAACTCGCCGTCGACTGGCCCGTCTACATCTCATACAACGATGCGGCAGCATACGCTGACTGGGCCGGTGCGCGACTCCCAACTCTCCATGAAGCTCGCAGTATCCACCGACAGGTCGAGGAGGGAAAGGCAACGGAGAACAATGACCT ACCAAGAGACCAGCTCCCCACCTCCTCCCGCGAGGATATCTACATCGACATGACGGGGTACAACACAGGCTTCAACCATTTCCATCCCACGCCCGTGACGCACAAGGGTAATCAACTGTGCGGACAGAGTGACCTTGGTGGCGCGTATGAGTGGACGAGTTCAAATTTCACGCCGCAGCCTGGCTTTAAACCGATGGATATTTACCCTGGTTATAGTG CCGATTTTATGGACGAGAAGCATATTGTTGTCGTCGGGGGGACGTGGGCGTTGCATCCCAGGATCTCTGGTAAAAGGACATT CCTCAATTGGTGGCAGAAGAACTATCCGTACCCGTGGGTGACTCCGCGTCTGGTTCGAGATGTCTGA
- a CDS encoding MCT family MFS transporter (COG:G;~EggNog:ENOG410PJXR;~InterPro:IPR020846,IPR011701,IPR036259;~PFAM:PF07690;~TransMembrane:12 (i27-47o67-86i93-112o118-141i153-173o185-207i228-250o262-281i293-312o318-341i353-376o382-406i);~go_function: GO:0022857 - transmembrane transporter activity [Evidence IEA];~go_process: GO:0055085 - transmembrane transport [Evidence IEA]) — protein MVATENDIEKEQTPPQLDDFPEGGVKAWGVVAGAFCVLFCTFGYLNAYGVYQNYYQGHQLSHESSSTISWIGSVQVFFLYAGGVIGGPLFDRIGAIIIIPPALLLVFAVMMTSLCKEYYQFMLAQGILGGLCCGMMFAPAMAAVGQYFRTRRALAMGIAVSGSSLGGVIFPIALNNLIQIRSIAFGWGVRIAGFIILALLAIACVTVRRRLPPRKGNILVLSAFRDPSYVLTIASLFFLIWGMFTPFFYIETYATYRGMSPRLASYMLSILNAASIVGRIIPGILADHFGNFTLLFISGTCTGVLLLCWMAIKSNAAIIVFAALYGFFSGAIVSLLSPCIAQIAPHPSLIGAYLGMALLLVGVSGLTGTPICGALIDGYGWWAAMVFSGVAVFVGSGLVLVTQVTLMKKKRG, from the exons ATGGTGGCCACCGAGAATGACATCGAGAAGGAACAGACACCTCCACAGCTGGATGATTTCCCGGAGGGCGGGGTTAAGGCGTGGGGGGTTGTTGCCGGGGCATTTTGTGTGCTGTTTTGCACGTTTGGGTACCTGAATGCTTATGG CGTATACCAGAATTATTACCAGGGCCACCAACTGAGCCATGAGTCGTCGTCTACTATCTCATGGATTGGATCTGTGCAGGTATTCTTCCTCTATGCCGGAGGCGTGATAGGGGGTCCGTTGTTCGACCGGATAGGTGCTATT ATCATCATTCCCCCAGCACTACTCCTCGTCTTCGCCGTGATGATGACTTCCCTGTGCAAGGAATACTACCAATTCATGCTCGCGCAAGGAATCCTCGGTGGGCTCTGCTGCGGCATGATGTTTGCTCCGGCTATGGCTGCTGTCGGACAGTATTTCAGGACCCGGAGAGCCCTAGCTATGGGTATAGCGGTTAGCGGGTCATCGCTTGGGGGTGTGATATTTCCGATAGCCTTGAACAATCTCATCCAGATACGCAGTATTGCGTTTGGCTGGGGAGTGCGCATTGCGGGATTTATCATCCTAGCGCTTCTCGCGATAGCATGCGTAACGGTGCGAAGACGGTTGCCTCCCCGCAAAGGAAACATCCTAGTCCTCTCAGCGTTCCGCGATCCCAGCTACGTCCTAACAATTGcctccctcttcttcctaATCTGGGGTATGTTCACCCCATTTTTCTACATCGAAACCTACGCCACATACCGCGGCATGTCTCCGCGCCTGGCCTCCTACATGCTCTCCATCCTAAACGCCGCCTCCATAGTCGGCCGCATCATCCCGGGCATCCTCGCCGACCACTTCGGCAACTTCACGCTACTTTTTATCTCGGGGACCTGCACCGGTGTCCTCCTTTTATGCTGGATGGCGATAAAATCTAATGCCGCGATTATCGTGTTCGCTGCGCTGTATGGGTTTTTCTCAGGAGCGATTGTTTCGTTACTATCGCCGTGCATTGCGCAGATTGCGCCGCATCCTAGTTTGATTGGGGCGTATTTGGGGATGGCGTTGTTGCTGGTGGGGGTGTCGGGTTTGACGGGGACGCCGATTTGTGGGGCGTTGATTGATGGGTATGGGTGGTGGGCTGCGATGGTGTTCAGTGGGGTTGCTGTGTTTGTGGGGAGTGGATTGGTGCTTGTTACGCAGGTTACtttgatgaagaagaagaggggctAG
- a CDS encoding sulfatase family protein (COG:G;~EggNog:ENOG410PMGT;~InterPro:IPR012083,IPR017850,IPR024607,IPR000917;~PFAM:PF01663,PF00884;~SECRETED:SignalP(1-18);~go_function: GO:0003824 - catalytic activity [Evidence IEA];~go_function: GO:0004065 - arylsulfatase activity [Evidence IEA];~go_function: GO:0008484 - sulfuric ester hydrolase activity [Evidence IEA];~go_process: GO:0018958 - phenol-containing compound metabolic process [Evidence IEA]), whose amino-acid sequence MMKFLNTLLFSGLAVASTQPNILFILTDDQDKHMGSPDYMPQLQKQIVQKGTTLPKHYCSTALCCPSRANIWTGRMPHNTNITDVNPPYGGYPRVVEAGWNDNYLPIWLQEAGYNTYYVGKLWNAHSTTNYNNPPAKGFNSSDFLLDPYTYRYYDAQMTRNGGKPVSYQGQYSTDVIADKARGFLDEAIGHKDKPWFLTVAPTAPHSNGSYDPSRDTNWFGEPEFAPRHAGLFPDYQIPRDASFNNPIQGAVGWVKDLPELNETLIQYNDEFGRRRLRALQAVDEMIGSLIEQLDKAGVLDNTYVVFSADNGYHIGQHRMNPGKNCGYETDINVPFAIRGPGIAENATLDVVTSHTDIAPTFLHIAGAGGRPGLDGKRLPFTQEDTRDAKTEHAAIEYWGLAIPEGIYGHYSNVPAEPDTQFQNNTYKALRLISDSYSVYYSVWCTNEKELFNMKADPHQTVNLAANPQAHQDFKIANRPIGQIIPRLDALMMVLKSCDGDACRKPWQQLHPAGAVANLTQALDEKFDGFYARQPKVSFSSCANGYLISEEGPQEFNKYTGGKGKSGTRRNFLPL is encoded by the exons ATGATGAAGTTTCTGAATACCCTGCTATTCTCCGGTCTGGCTGTGGCTAGTACCCAGCCTAACATTTTGTTTATTTTGACGGATGATCAGGATAAGCATATGGGGAGTCCGGATTATATGCCCCAGCTTCAG AAACAAATTGTCCAAAAAGGAACCACCTTACCCAAGCACTACTGCTCAACAGCGCTGTGCTGCCCCTCGCGCGCCAACATCTGGACCGGCCGCATGCCACacaacaccaacatcacCGACGTAAACCCTCCCTACGGCGGCTACCCCCGCGTCGTCGAAGCCGGCTGGAACGACAATTACCTCCCCATCTGGCTGCAAGAAGCCGGCTACAACACCTACTATGTCGGCAAGCTGTGGAACGCGCACAGCACAACCAACTACAACAACCCGCCTGCCAAAGGCTTCAATAGCTCCGACTTCCTCCTCGACCCGTACACCTACCGCTACTACGACGCGCAGATGACCCGTAACGGCGGCAAACCGGTCAGCTACCAGGGACAGTACTCGACAGATGTCATCGCGGATAAGGCTCGCGGGTTCCTGGACGAGGCTATCGGACACAAGGACAAGCCTTGGTTTTTGACTGTTGCGCCTACGGCGCCTCACTCGAATGGTTCTTACGATCCCAGTCGTGACACAAATTGGTTTGGTGAGCCGGAGTTTGCGCCGCGCCATGCTGGCTTGTTCCCTGATTACCAGATTCCTCGGGATGCGAGCTTTAACAACCCCATTCAGGGCGCAGTGGGGTGGGTGAAGGATTTACCCGAGTTGAATGAGACGCTTATTCAATACAATGATGAATTCGGGCGGAGACGGCTGCGTGCACTGCAGGCTGTTGACGAGATGATTGGGAGTCTGATTGAGCAGCTGGATAAGGCGGGTGTGTTGGATAACACTTATGTTGTGTTTTCGGCAGACAATGGGTATCATATTGGACAACATCGGATGAACCCCGGGAAGAACTGTGGCTATG AAACCGACATCAACGTCCCCTTCGCCATCCGTGGCCCTGGCATCGCCGAGAACGCAACCCTAGACGTCGTGACCAGTCACACCGACATCGCCCCAACCTTCCTCCACATCGCCGGCGCCGGCGGTCGACCAGGCCTCGACGGCAAGCGTCTCCCCTTTACCCAAGAAGACACCCGCGACGCCAAAACCGAGCACGCCGCCATCGAATACTGGGGCCTCGCCATCCCCGAAGGCATCTACGGGCACTACAGCAACGTCCCCGCCGAGCCAGACACCCAATTCCAGAACAACACCTACAAGGCGCTGCGCCTCATCTCCGACTCCTACAGCGTCTACTACTCCGTCTGGTGCACCAACGAGAAAGAACTCTTCAACATGAAAGCGGACCCGCACCAGACCGTCAACCTCGCCGCGAACCCGCAAGCCCACCAGGACTTTAAGATCGCGAATCGGCCAATCGGGCAGATTATTCCTCGTCTGGACGCGCTGATGATGGTGCTCAAATCTTGTGATGGTGATGCTTGTCGCAAGCCGTGGCAGCAGTTGCATCCTGCGGGTGCGGTTGCGAATTTGACGCAGGCGCTGGATGAAAAGTTCGATGGATTCTATGCGCGACAGCCCAAGGTTTCGTTTAGTTCTTGTGCGAATGGGTATTTGATCTCTGAGGAGGGACCGCAGGAGTTTAATAAGTATACCggagggaaggggaagagtgGTACTAGGAGGAACTTCCTGCCTCTTTAA
- a CDS encoding uncharacterized protein (COG:S;~EggNog:ENOG410PTPW;~InterPro:IPR024957,IPR025925;~PFAM:PF06657,PF14197;~go_function: GO:0008017 - microtubule binding [Evidence IEA]) translates to MDNTTGSFASFGSDFDPEHEALQSTNHGNNSPRLPNMTSNARKNHNNHHSYDGADDEEPDYAINTSAIERAFPEFSNAGSSSDDDLHDDLLDDELSVELGRGVSSNPTRHMEDSRNSLMSFENSVRSSSPAVRLDYPTSHTPQKSAMRAQPRRAVSENLRKDAQVRRASQAQKENIKPQSNAPKRTLSEMHARARDPYDISFTGDEQRPSPGRGNSRSTRFGNANLSHQIAEAVERASREVRPGGKLSNSTRSVAGNGAGDTFTHQSFLLPDLPNLSELVSGVYEDGTPVLPSHKKMRSTRFVSPSQDPDTSVSRQHLPLDAVPVPDDEKALFVSLRVLQERVAELEHAKSDAEKKIQDMRQENAFLKSDRSRPKDKYSRRDYDSEEEYRRDSRLASENQKLEATNLALQNRLDIIDRKAQISESTLNKLTHERDMAVSQLGVAYLEAQEFKNQNEKLRRENAELKSQLARSTNYTQGTRDDTGRTEQSVATDEIDDDTQTNTQRSADVSRNTRDLTTRSTRSRLKPTRDEDTRSKISTQVDKEISRLEKERAEEALFSLDVPRTRKQKSESRSADRSDKKKPNTGKRVKRVVVEEVDVTDPVETTTEEVTRHTRKLSQGEQDLTLLSFIDEREIAQLRKTLEEERLARKQRLGLPKEPTATHETSNTTRQSSRAPVPRKSSLKDTSKAPPRPTSAIGDVTATPKASAPEDGNLTVPKERQRRHSDNGPNFVSPRRRRRDMEEMTSAFILPDITIRHADLAAQDPSKLPEATQRALDGIAQHNGKNCTVCQRIIPAGSSCDHTHEVQVPKPIPVSERMPEPTVYNEEPTLRPAQDPPIALATVLKALEDELSHLKMQLATYQAAYNKLDASLGKRQRKTLGERIEKLLKDVDMKADQIYALYDVLEGQKQDGREMTEREMEQTLQSIGIDNSGERGDVTASTHKSASARKNTEPAVEDEDDDDELPWEGIESTMDVTGRSGR, encoded by the exons ATGGACAACACCACGGGCAGCTTCGCGTCGTTTGGCTCAGACTTCGACCCCGAACACGAGGCTCTCCAATCCACAAACCACGGCAACAACAGCCCGCGTCTCCCCAACATGACCAGCAACGCGCGCAAGAACCACAACAACCATCACTCTTATGACGGAGCAGACGACGAAGAACCCGACTACGCGATCAACACCTCCGCCATCGAACGCGCCTTCCCCGAATTCTCCAACGCCGGTTCCTCATCCGACGACGACCTCCACGACGACCTCCTGGACGACGAACTCTCCGTCGAGCTGGGCAGGGGCGTATCTTCGAACCCGACGCGTCATATGGAAGATTCACGGAATTCGCTCATGAGCTTCGAGAATAGCGTTCGCTCGTCTTCGCCTGCAGTTCGTCTTGACTACCCGACTTCGCACACGCCACAGAAATCAGCAATGCGCGCCCAGCCTCGACGAGCGGTTAGCGAGAATCTACGCAAGGATGCCCAGGTGCGGAGGGCGAGTCAGGCGCAGAAGGAGAATATCAAGCCGCAATCGAATGCCCCGAAACGGACGCTTTCCGAGATGCATGCTAGGGCGCGTGATCCGTATGATATTTCGTTTACGGGTGATGAGCAACGGCCTTCGCCTGGACGTGGTAATTCGCGGTCGACGCGCTTTGGCAACGCGAATCTTTCGCATCAGATTGCTGAGGCTGTTGAACGGGCATCGAGGGAGGTGCGTCCCGGTGGGAAACTGTCGAATAGCACGCGCAGTGTTGCGGGTAACGGGGCTGGGGACACCTTTACTCATCAGTCTTTTTTGTTGCCGGATCTGCCTAATCTTTCAGAGCTTGTCTCTGGGGTTTATGAAGATGGAACTCCGGTTTTGCCTAGCCATAAGAAGATGCGATCAACGCGGTTTGTGTCCCCGTCGCAAGACCCTGATACATCGGTCTCCCGTCAGCATCTTCCTCTAGATGCGGTGCCAGTTCCGGATGATGAAAAGGCTCTGTTTGTTTCATTGAGAGTTCTCCAGGAGAGAGTGGCTGAATTGGAACATGCAAAGTCCGATGCAGAAAAGAAGATTCAAGATATGCGTCAGGAGAATGCGTTCCTCAAGTCGGATAGGTCTCGTCCCAAGGACAAGTACAGCCGGAGGGACTACGATTCGGAAGAGGAGTACAGACGGGACAGTCGGTTGGCCAGCGAGAATCAGAAATTGGAAGCCACGAATCTCGCTTTGCAGAACAGATTGGACATCATCGACCGAAAGGCTCAAATTTCCGAGTCTACGCTCAATAAATTGACTCACGAGCGCGATATGGCAGTCTCCCAATTGGGTGTCGCTTATCTTGAGGCACAGGAATTTAAAAACCAGAACGAGAAGTTGAGGCGCGAGAACGCAGAACTCAAGTCTCAGCTTGCTAGATCTACAAACTACACCCAGGGAACCCGTGATGACACTGGCCGGACAGAGCAAAGCGTTGCTACTGATGAGATCGATGACGATACACAAACCAACACACAACGCAGTGCCGATGTCAGTCGCAACACGAGAGACCTTACCACGAGGAGCACGCGTTCGAGGTTGAAGCCTACGCGCGACGAAGACACCCGTAGCAAGATCTCGACCCAAGTGGACAAGGAGATCTCGCGACTCGAGAAGGAGCGGGCTGAAGAGGCCTTGTTCTCGCTTGATGTTCCGCGCACCAGGAAGCAGAAGTCAGAGAGCCGATCGGCCGACCGATCTGACAAGAAGAAGCCGAATACTGGCAAACGCGTTAAGCGGGTAGTTGTGGAGGAAGTCGATGTCACTGACCCTGTCGAAACTACAACAGAGGAAGTTACTAGACACACGAGGAAACTTTCTCAGGGGGAGCAGGACTTGACTTTGCTCAGCTTTATTGAC GAACGCGAAATTGCCCAACTGCGAAAGACTCTCGAAGAGGAGCGACTGGCACGAAAACAACGGCTGGGTCTTCCCAAGGAACCCACCGCCACGCATGAGACTTCGAACACTACCCGCCAGAGCTCGAGGGCCCCTGTCCCACGGAAGTCGTCTTTGAAAGACACTAGCAAAGCACCTCCGAGACCTACCTCCGCCATTGGCGATGTTACAGCGACTCCCAAAGCAAGCGCGCCTGAAGATGGCAACCTTACCGTGCCCAAAGAGCGTCAACGGCGACACTCGGACAACGGTCCCAACTTTGTTTCTCCTCGGAGACGGCGTCGCGACATGGAGGAGATGACCTCTGCCTTTATCCTTCCCGATATCACCATCCGTCATGCAGACCTGGCCGCTCAGGACCCGTCGAAATTGCCCGAAGCGACACAGCGCGCATTGGATGGAATCGCACAGCACAATGGCAAGAACTGCACGGTGTGTCAGCGCATCATCCCCGCTGGTAGCAGTTGCGACCACACCCACGAGGTCCAAGTGCCCAAACCCATCCCGGTGTCGGAGCGCATGCCGGAACCCACTGTATACAACGAAGAGCCCACTCTGCGTCCCGCGCAGGACCCTCCCATCGCACTGGCCACGGTCCTCAAAGCATTGGAAGATGAACTGTCGCACCTGAAGATGCAGCTGGCAACCTACCAAGCGGCGTACAATAAACTCGATGCGTCTCTGGGCAAGCGACAACGCAAGACTCTCGGAGAGAGAATCGAGAAGTTGCTAAAAGACGTCGATATGAAAGCGGATCAAATCTATGCGTTGTATGACGTACTGGAGGGGCAGAAGCAAGATGGACGCGAGATGACGGAACGGGAAATGGAGCAGACCCTGCAGTCCATCGGGATTGATAACTCCGGTGAGCGTGGAGATGTGACAGCGTCGACTCACAAGTCTGCATCTGCTCGGAAAAACACTGAGCCTGCAGtagaggatgaggacgatgatgatgagctgCCGTGGGAGGGCATTGAGAGTACGATGGACGTGACCGGTCGGAGTGGACGTTAA
- a CDS encoding uncharacterized protein (COG:S;~EggNog:ENOG410PN17;~TransMembrane:1 (o47-69i)) codes for MYIPPHFQWLEARQGANSGADSQGSPDSGNTDPGKDNSGGMSARTNAAIIVAAVLVFAITVGVILFFLLRTLRRMNYAPKYIPGKRLKDKWNGWNAGRSYGQLSNGSSSNQTGDTAYHGSGRGGGSEMNTTDNATNGVRRETSVRSVITLPPYSANPKPEEQIIAREGEREGMDVVVEFPETAEEEEARREELMESLYQIRVQRRQEHAEREARRQARREARQRGDFIRLEELRLQSTIRDRSRSEARRNNSRNQSATTLLAEHQSRGRDRRIASVNYAALGRVRHDGSRLRNNSSDSDNRPLLQSSGDGSTGELAHYRGESYSSLVSGSSVTSDGDTLTPVVSQRQSMHSARSRSNSRPESIPEEELDTTGAPPPPEYDFLDWGEAPAYSSPVVAQFGSDARGSRNLTGEAGQTTGSNENETRDEQDETAQINETSQSTERSRPPQLPQLSLLPTIQVDVASPIGDLTPTTPTMPRPREEQAEHVSEHTSEHTSEHAPEHPSQQPAEHSGNNASDTTTAASHQNS; via the exons ATGTACATTCCTCCCCATTTTCAATGGTTGGAGGCCCGGCAGGGTGCGAATTCAGGAGCCGACAGCCAGGGTAGTCCGGATTCTGGGAATACTGATCCAGGGAAGGATAATTCGGGGGGGATGTCGGCGAGAACGAATGCTGCTATCATT GTCGCTGCAGTTCTCGTCTTCGCCATCACCGTCGGGGtcatccttttcttcctcctccgtaCCCTGCGTCGAATGAACTATGCTCCCAAATACATCCCCGGGAAACGCCTTAAAGATAAATGGAATGGATGGAATGCCGGCCGGTCATATGGCCAGTTGTCGAATGGATCGTCGTCCAATCAGACCGGGGACACGGCATACCACGGCTCGGGTCGTGGAGGTGGATCGGAGATGAACACGACTGACAATGCTACGAATGGCGTCCGTCGTGAGACCTCGGTTCGATCGGTGATCACGCTGCCTCCGTACTCTGCGAATCCCAAGCCCGAAGAACAGATTATCGCCCGGGAAGGTGAACGGGAGGGTATGGATGTTGTGGTGGAGTTTCCCGAGACcgctgaggaggaggaggcgcGGAGAGAGGAGTTGATGGAATCGCTGTATCAGATTCGAGTGCAGCGGCGACAGGAACATGCTGAGCGTGAGGCTCGACGACAGGCGCGTCGTGAGGCCCGGCAACGGGGCGATTTTATTCGTCTGGAGGAACTTCGCTTGCAGAGCACCATCCGCGATCGCAGTCGTTCGGAGGCTCGAAGGAACAACAGCCGCAATCAATCGGCCACGACATTGCTGGCAGAACATCAGAGCCGTGGTCGGGATAGGCGGATCGCCAGTGTTAACTACGCTGCTTTGGGCCGCGTGCGGCATGATGGTTCGCGTCTGAGGAATAATTCGTCTGATTCTGATAACCGCCCTCTGTTGCAGAGCTCGGGGGATGGATCTACGGGTGAACTTGCTCATTACCGTGGTGAATCGTACTCATCTCTTGTTTCGGGATCGTCTGTTACTTCGGATGGAGATACTCTGACTCCTGTGGTGTCTCAGCGGCAATCGATGCATTCCGCGCGGTCTCGCTCGAATAGCCGTCCTGAGTCCATTCCGGAAGAGGAGCTGGATACTACCGGTGCTCCGCCTCCTCCGGAGTATGATTTTTTGGACTGGGGAGAGGCACCTGCATATTCAAGCCCGGTCGTGGCGCAGTTCGGTTCGGATGCGAGAGGAAGCAGGAACCTGACGGGAGAGGCTGGCCAGACAACGGGCTCGAATGAAAACGAGACAAGAGACGAACAAGACGAGACTGCACAAATTAACGAGACGAGTCAGAGTACGGAAAGAAGTCGGCCTCCGCAACTGCCTCAACTCTCCCTCCTACCTACTATTCAGGTCGACGTTGCGAGTCCAATCGGTGACTTGACACCAACGACGCCAACCATGCCTCGACCAAGAGAGGAGCAAGCTGAGCACGTCTCGGAACACACCTCGGAGCACACTTCAGAGCATGCTCCAGAGCATCCCTCCCAGCAGCCCGCCGAGCATTCCGGCAACAACGCCTCCGACACGACTACTGCGGCTTCCCACCAAAACTCTTGA